From a single Candidatus Schekmanbacteria bacterium genomic region:
- a CDS encoding sensor histidine kinase — MTKSIDMNNPPTSATSVSNGSSEKNNLFYEKEFVRRIFTILFLLVGVTTIHYTTPLAFTQYHYVFARMYYIPIILGSFWYGLKGGFIVSFCSAVLYGPHIFFQWRTAGMGTLNEYLEIAIYMAVGIVTGFMADQEKVLRFKYQKAADDLEKSYEKLKEQARQLLEKEQQLIRADRLATMGELAASLTHEVRNPLGSILGSAEILKDDYKPGDVKYEFLEIMIKEANRLDRVINNFLSFARSNKPDIKEFDINSSILDIKELVEIGAAKKGITINTNLDGKIGKINADEEQIKQAILNVLLNSIQAMDKNGRITISTFQESSGTSARDLSEQEITVGKMPAVQCVNISFTDNGSGIIPENMEKIFNPFFTTRENGTGLGLSITRRIIENHRGSIHVQSRVNEGTTFVIKLPLREF, encoded by the coding sequence ATGACAAAATCCATAGATATGAATAATCCCCCAACTTCCGCTACGAGCGTTTCAAATGGATCATCTGAAAAAAATAATCTATTTTATGAAAAAGAGTTTGTAAGAAGAATTTTCACCATTCTTTTCCTGCTCGTCGGAGTAACTACAATACATTATACTACTCCGTTAGCTTTTACACAGTATCATTATGTTTTTGCCAGAATGTACTATATCCCAATAATACTTGGCTCCTTCTGGTATGGTCTGAAAGGAGGGTTCATAGTATCATTTTGTTCGGCAGTACTTTATGGCCCTCATATTTTCTTCCAATGGCGGACAGCCGGCATGGGCACATTAAACGAATACCTTGAGATAGCGATTTATATGGCTGTAGGTATTGTTACAGGTTTTATGGCTGATCAGGAGAAAGTTCTGAGATTTAAGTATCAGAAGGCTGCTGATGACCTTGAGAAATCCTATGAAAAACTTAAGGAGCAGGCAAGACAGCTCCTTGAAAAAGAACAGCAACTTATACGAGCAGACAGACTTGCCACTATGGGGGAGCTTGCTGCAAGTTTAACCCATGAGGTTAGAAATCCTCTCGGCTCAATATTGGGGAGTGCGGAGATACTTAAGGATGACTATAAACCGGGTGACGTGAAATATGAGTTTCTTGAAATAATGATAAAAGAAGCCAACAGGTTAGACAGAGTAATTAATAACTTTTTGTCATTTGCACGGTCTAACAAACCTGATATCAAGGAATTTGATATTAATTCCTCGATCCTTGACATAAAGGAACTTGTGGAAATTGGAGCTGCTAAAAAAGGTATAACCATCAACACAAACCTTGATGGCAAAATAGGGAAAATCAATGCCGACGAAGAGCAGATAAAACAAGCTATTTTAAATGTTCTTTTAAACTCCATCCAGGCCATGGATAAAAATGGGAGAATCACTATTTCCACGTTCCAAGAAAGCAGCGGGACCTCTGCAAGAGATTTATCTGAACAGGAAATTACAGTCGGGAAAATGCCTGCTGTGCAATGTGTCAATATATCGTTTACCGATAATGGCTCAGGTATAATTCCGGAAAACATGGAAAAAATCTTCAATCCTTTTTTTACTACAAGAGAGAACGGCACTGGATTGGGACTTTCCATAACACGAAGAATAATAGAAAATCATAGAGGTTCTATTCATGTGCAGTCAAGAGTGAATGAGGGTACTACTTTTGTTATTAAACTTCCTCTCAGGGAATTTTGA
- the rplS gene encoding 50S ribosomal protein L19, with protein MFETIDQFTGEKYSKDYPQYTPGDTVKVHFKILEGDKERIQVFEGTIIAIKNKGPRSTITVRKISNGIGVERIFPVFSPLLQKITISKKGVVKRAKLYYLRSKFGKAAKVQEQK; from the coding sequence ATGTTTGAAACGATTGATCAGTTTACAGGTGAAAAATATTCTAAAGATTATCCGCAGTATACACCTGGCGATACAGTAAAGGTCCACTTTAAAATCCTTGAAGGTGACAAGGAGAGGATACAGGTATTCGAAGGAACTATAATTGCCATAAAGAACAAGGGTCCCAGGTCAACTATTACCGTCAGAAAGATATCAAACGGTATCGGTGTAGAAAGAATATTCCCGGTTTTTTCACCGCTTCTGCAAAAAATCACGATCTCCAAAAAAGGTGTCGTAAAGCGGGCAAAACTCTATTATCTTCGCAGTAAATTTGGCAAAGCAGCCAAGGTTCAAGAGCAGAAATAA
- the prsT gene encoding PEP-CTERM system TPR-repeat protein PrsT: MKKSAIFRFSFLSVNILLTLFILTSCQSPKEKIEKHIIKAKSLIEKEEYNGAIIELKNALKIDPQSGETLYYLGKSYMGRREYDKALEQFEKANGLKFENNDLLLQMGLINLSRGKADDALKSLESLIKKDPNNKQCLNAIGMAWTAKNDFDKADSYFKQVIQMDPAFSKVYISRGHLYMREKKFDEAEAFYKKSLELAPKDFEGILSLANFYIQKKDYTNAEQTFKKALQINPNHYDTRFLLGSLYLDQKKFDAAIEEGETLNKIDFKLAGGNYLKGVARLRQGKIDAAFSELEQSVKKGPGFAEARFYFALAQAEKGNMQQAITELKTVLRIKPSFTLANLYLGTLYLKQGWNDEALQEFQKIAQSAPDNPLAYATLAQAYAQTKQFDKAEKELSKAIEINPEFAPSYLNLGKFYASTGKNDNAISEFEKALEVNPNFLDARITIIAYYLQSQQYDKAISECQEGLKRSKDNPTLLNLLGSAYFGKNEPAKAIDIYQTAIGKSPDVISSYINLSTIYIKQQDIGKAENILSKALAKSPANIGLIKRLAALSLQKENTKQAIDILENGIKQTAANNVLLADLASIYAKSNQDDKLKETAERMIKSDEKAIAGYDYLASFYVKNKKMDEAEQTYQKIISLQPDKPLGYLRLASLYAVKKDFNQALEQIDKALTKSPDSVEIKVQKISLLTSLKRFDEALQIAKAVQGPKINSLLPYTLQSKIYSEKGDYANAMGILEKASAQFPKSPLPAINLAELSMKRSNRDEAINHYNKALELIPKNSDKELQLIRADIYTKLGSIYQTQKNFDKSILNYNEAIKISPDIPLAQNNLAWVYAETGKNMNEAVSMAQKAVKLAPNNGGVIDTLGWVYFKKGMIKESKEKFQEALKLVPDDPTIHYHMGLAYMREGDKSRAKSEFQKALSLSTNFPELDEVRKLLNGM; the protein is encoded by the coding sequence ATGAAAAAATCAGCCATATTCCGTTTCTCATTTCTTTCTGTGAATATACTGCTAACACTATTTATACTAACTTCCTGCCAAAGTCCAAAAGAAAAAATTGAAAAACATATAATCAAAGCCAAGAGCTTAATTGAAAAAGAAGAATATAACGGAGCCATAATTGAACTTAAGAATGCATTAAAAATTGACCCCCAGTCTGGAGAGACATTGTATTATCTCGGAAAATCGTACATGGGGAGACGGGAGTACGATAAAGCACTCGAACAGTTTGAAAAAGCAAATGGACTTAAGTTTGAAAACAATGATCTTCTGTTGCAAATGGGACTTATAAATTTGAGCAGAGGGAAAGCGGACGATGCACTGAAAAGTCTGGAAAGTTTAATAAAAAAAGATCCTAATAACAAACAGTGTTTAAATGCTATAGGAATGGCCTGGACAGCAAAAAATGATTTCGATAAAGCAGATTCATATTTCAAGCAGGTCATTCAAATGGACCCTGCCTTTTCTAAGGTTTACATAAGCAGGGGGCATCTATATATGCGCGAAAAGAAATTTGATGAAGCAGAAGCCTTCTACAAAAAATCTCTGGAATTAGCCCCAAAGGACTTTGAGGGAATATTAAGCTTAGCAAACTTCTATATTCAGAAAAAAGATTATACAAACGCCGAACAAACTTTTAAAAAGGCCTTACAGATTAATCCTAATCACTATGACACACGTTTTCTTCTAGGTTCACTTTATTTAGACCAGAAAAAATTTGATGCAGCGATCGAGGAGGGGGAAACCCTCAACAAAATAGACTTTAAGCTTGCAGGAGGAAATTACCTTAAGGGAGTTGCCCGTCTTAGACAGGGCAAAATTGATGCTGCGTTTTCAGAATTAGAACAATCTGTAAAAAAAGGACCCGGATTCGCTGAAGCAAGATTTTATTTCGCTTTGGCGCAAGCGGAAAAGGGCAACATGCAGCAGGCAATAACTGAATTAAAGACAGTATTGAGAATAAAACCGTCTTTTACTTTGGCCAATCTTTATTTAGGTACGCTTTATCTGAAACAGGGATGGAATGATGAAGCCCTCCAGGAATTCCAGAAAATAGCACAGTCTGCACCTGATAATCCTCTGGCTTACGCTACTCTTGCCCAGGCATATGCCCAGACAAAACAATTTGACAAAGCTGAGAAGGAATTATCTAAAGCCATAGAAATCAATCCGGAATTTGCTCCATCTTATTTGAACCTTGGAAAGTTTTATGCATCAACCGGGAAAAATGATAATGCTATTAGTGAATTTGAAAAAGCACTTGAGGTAAATCCGAATTTTCTAGATGCAAGAATTACAATTATTGCTTATTATTTACAATCACAACAGTATGATAAGGCAATATCAGAGTGCCAAGAAGGATTAAAACGCTCTAAAGATAATCCTACTTTGTTGAATCTATTGGGTTCTGCCTATTTTGGAAAAAACGAGCCTGCTAAAGCAATAGATATTTATCAGACAGCTATTGGGAAATCGCCTGATGTTATTTCATCTTACATTAACTTGTCTACAATCTATATAAAACAACAGGACATAGGAAAAGCTGAAAACATTCTTAGTAAAGCACTTGCTAAATCACCTGCTAATATAGGTTTAATAAAGAGACTTGCAGCACTGAGCCTCCAGAAGGAGAACACCAAGCAGGCAATAGATATACTTGAAAACGGAATCAAGCAGACTGCCGCCAATAATGTATTGCTTGCTGATCTGGCAAGTATATATGCAAAGTCAAATCAGGATGATAAGCTTAAAGAAACTGCTGAAAGAATGATAAAAAGTGATGAGAAGGCTATTGCTGGTTATGACTATTTAGCATCATTCTATGTAAAAAATAAAAAAATGGATGAAGCAGAACAAACATATCAAAAGATAATATCCTTACAGCCAGATAAACCCCTTGGTTATCTTAGACTGGCTTCTCTTTATGCTGTTAAGAAGGACTTTAATCAGGCGCTTGAGCAGATAGATAAAGCCCTTACAAAATCCCCGGATTCAGTAGAAATAAAAGTTCAGAAAATATCATTATTGACATCGCTCAAACGTTTCGACGAAGCCCTTCAGATTGCAAAAGCAGTTCAAGGTCCTAAAATAAATTCTTTGTTACCTTATACACTTCAAAGCAAAATTTACTCGGAAAAAGGGGATTATGCTAATGCCATGGGAATCCTAGAAAAAGCTTCAGCTCAATTTCCGAAATCACCACTCCCTGCAATCAATCTTGCAGAACTATCTATGAAACGCAGCAACAGAGATGAAGCTATTAATCATTACAATAAAGCGTTAGAGTTAATTCCTAAAAACAGTGATAAGGAACTGCAATTAATACGAGCTGATATATATACTAAGCTTGGATCAATTTATCAAACCCAGAAAAATTTTGACAAGTCCATTTTAAACTACAACGAAGCAATAAAAATATCTCCGGATATTCCCCTTGCTCAAAATAACCTTGCATGGGTATATGCAGAAACTGGAAAGAATATGAATGAAGCAGTAAGTATGGCTCAAAAAGCCGTAAAACTGGCTCCAAATAACGGAGGGGTCATTGATACATTAGGCTGGGTATACTTTAAAAAAGGAATGATTAAAGAATCCAAAGAAAAGTTCCAGGAAGCCTTAAAACTTGTTCCCGATGACCCAACAATTCATTATCATATGGGCTTAGCTTATATGCGTGAAGGAGATAAAAGCAGGGCGAAATCTGAATTTCAAAAAGCCCTTAGTCTGTCAACAAATTTTCCTGAATTAGATGAAGTAAGAAAACTGCTCAACGGAATGTAA
- a CDS encoding ribonuclease HII — protein sequence MDLFEKEGFCKGFRFIAGIDEAGRGPLAGPVHAAAVILPADHRIEGLNDSKKLSSSKRDYLFNKIIGTALSYSISEVDEKIIDEINILQASKLAMEKAVKGLNQIPDYLLIDGIVAIDSSIPQKTIIKGDAQSYSIAAASILAKVTRDKFMMEMHTLYPQYGFDRHKGYPTKEHIMKIMEIGPCEIHRKTFKQVKNFKVF from the coding sequence ATGGACCTGTTCGAAAAAGAAGGGTTCTGCAAGGGCTTTAGATTTATTGCCGGAATAGATGAAGCCGGTAGAGGTCCGCTTGCCGGTCCGGTGCATGCAGCAGCCGTTATACTTCCTGCGGATCATCGCATAGAAGGTCTTAACGATTCAAAAAAACTTTCTTCTTCAAAAAGAGATTATCTTTTTAACAAGATCATTGGAACAGCTCTTTCCTATTCTATTTCAGAAGTTGATGAAAAAATAATAGATGAAATAAATATTTTGCAGGCTTCAAAGCTTGCCATGGAAAAAGCGGTTAAAGGTTTAAACCAGATACCTGATTACCTTTTAATAGACGGTATAGTTGCAATAGATTCTTCAATACCTCAGAAAACTATAATAAAGGGAGATGCACAGAGCTATTCTATAGCGGCTGCTTCTATCCTTGCAAAAGTGACAAGGGACAAGTTCATGATGGAGATGCATACCTTATACCCGCAGTATGGCTTTGACAGGCATAAAGGCTATCCTACAAAAGAACATATCATGAAAATAATGGAGATTGGTCCCTGCGAAATCCATAGAAAAACTTTCAAACAGGTAAAAAACTTTAAGGTTTTTTAA
- a CDS encoding choice-of-anchor D domain-containing protein, with product MKYKKIFYMFILMLIAISAWTFEAGAEIFYVSKTGDNSNDGSAIAPFLTVQKAIDSLTADGDEVWISPGDYNEAVISGNTSTDRLRNIKVKGTADGVIITAPATKSAFKLNYADNWVLQNIKLVGNGETSNVIVDVMQSPGARIENCTVSGGSTSNICYRAVYILSSPNFIVKNCTIDAYCENSIFSSESNNLLIKGNDVSNADSITIGFDKGCDYTTCEENYIHDRITPGQNEKVIIQCRDNVGSILRRNLIVEFSTSFLNAILVRGPSIPAEDITVENNTLIGPGAQTGIAFAANSLSSICRNNIVSGFYYAVRTLYPSSELPSPEVELNFNDFYDCTTSVSNTVNLFNIGSSNISSDPLFADTAEYRLSEGSPCIDTGDPASLVPTGGGTTVDMGRWEYRDSIYENNQSSIYLSSILIDFGTVEDGQTKSIDLTLSNEGNADLSVSSIGISGSSAFTLNSSPAVPFTITAEASITLQVDYKPIEALSDTATIIITSNDPDQGTASVLLTGTGTPSVVPHISADKESLDFKTVIVGSSRTLSVTISNTGIDDLVVSNLLISGSSLFDLNELVPETPFTVSIGSSVIIPVDFVPYSAEPSAGTLTIESDDPDQPELDVSLSAEGYDLTVKPKINVSTESLDFDKVVYGLTSTLTVIASNTGNTALSISNISITGSSDFSLAELDMTFPYSVPFGSSLNIPVIYNPSGITPTSATITINSDDEDEPQVSVLLNGGGYDEENSPIDLGIESFTVDKRIGLTSTKPIEIGITVKNNGVIKRGSSANVVGFQNDLQVYDETIDISGDNSASYWFPSYTPELKGQILWLASIKDSSDEFKQETAMTYVFSGDVSPVWVTPNKTSIAADEKMTFKAFITGKKIKKKNLAWYVNNIPGGNSTVGTIKPSKNRKSGVYTAPSVLPYPSTVVITFVNKKKTSQYGSAEVTIEE from the coding sequence ATGAAATACAAAAAAATATTCTATATGTTTATTTTGATGCTGATTGCTATCAGTGCATGGACGTTCGAAGCCGGAGCAGAAATATTCTATGTTTCCAAGACAGGAGATAACAGCAATGATGGGTCTGCCATTGCTCCTTTTCTTACAGTACAGAAAGCTATTGATTCGCTGACTGCGGATGGTGATGAGGTATGGATATCGCCTGGTGACTATAATGAAGCAGTTATATCGGGTAATACTTCAACTGATAGATTACGGAATATTAAGGTAAAAGGAACTGCTGATGGAGTAATTATAACTGCACCGGCGACTAAATCTGCATTCAAATTAAATTATGCTGATAACTGGGTTTTACAAAATATTAAGTTAGTTGGTAATGGGGAAACCAGTAATGTAATAGTGGATGTGATGCAATCTCCAGGTGCACGCATTGAAAATTGTACGGTAAGCGGTGGAAGCACCAGCAATATTTGTTATAGGGCTGTTTATATTCTCAGTTCGCCAAACTTCATAGTTAAAAACTGCACGATTGATGCATACTGCGAAAATAGTATTTTCAGTTCGGAATCCAATAATTTACTGATTAAAGGGAATGATGTTAGTAATGCAGACTCTATTACAATAGGTTTTGATAAAGGATGCGATTATACGACGTGTGAAGAGAATTATATTCATGACCGGATTACACCGGGGCAGAATGAGAAAGTTATCATTCAGTGCAGAGATAATGTCGGTTCAATACTAAGGAGGAATTTGATTGTAGAATTTAGCACTTCTTTCCTTAATGCAATACTGGTAAGAGGACCTTCAATCCCGGCAGAGGATATCACAGTTGAAAATAATACATTGATAGGTCCAGGAGCACAGACAGGTATAGCATTTGCTGCTAACTCTTTATCATCAATCTGCAGGAATAATATTGTCTCCGGTTTTTATTATGCGGTAAGGACTCTTTATCCGTCATCTGAATTACCTAGCCCGGAGGTTGAGCTCAATTTTAATGATTTTTATGACTGCACGACCTCTGTTAGCAATACCGTTAATTTATTTAATATAGGAAGTTCAAATATATCGAGTGATCCCTTATTTGCCGACACAGCGGAATACCGGCTAAGTGAAGGAAGTCCCTGTATTGATACTGGAGATCCGGCTTCATTGGTACCGACTGGTGGAGGGACAACTGTTGATATGGGCCGATGGGAATACAGGGATTCTATTTATGAGAATAATCAATCCAGCATTTATCTTTCATCAATCTTGATTGATTTTGGAACAGTTGAAGATGGACAGACTAAATCCATTGATTTGACATTAAGCAATGAGGGGAATGCTGATCTCTCTGTATCATCAATTGGTATAAGCGGAAGTTCAGCCTTTACTTTGAATTCTTCACCTGCGGTGCCTTTTACCATTACTGCTGAAGCCTCAATTACTCTGCAGGTTGATTATAAGCCGATAGAAGCCCTATCTGATACAGCAACGATAATTATTACCAGCAACGATCCTGATCAGGGGACAGCATCTGTTTTACTCACCGGAACCGGCACTCCAAGCGTTGTACCTCATATAAGTGCAGATAAAGAATCTTTAGACTTTAAAACAGTAATTGTAGGTTCATCAAGAACTTTATCCGTTACTATAAGTAATACGGGAATTGATGATCTCGTAGTCTCAAATTTACTGATTTCAGGAAGTTCTCTATTTGACCTTAACGAACTTGTCCCGGAAACACCATTTACGGTTTCAATCGGTTCATCGGTGATAATACCGGTTGATTTTGTCCCTTATAGTGCTGAACCAAGTGCAGGAACTCTCACTATTGAGAGTGATGACCCCGACCAGCCTGAGCTTGATGTATCGCTTAGCGCTGAGGGTTATGATTTAACAGTAAAGCCCAAGATCAATGTCAGCACTGAATCTTTGGACTTCGATAAAGTAGTTTATGGTTTGACAAGTACATTGACAGTAATTGCAAGCAACACCGGAAATACCGCATTGTCCATATCAAATATTTCGATTACAGGGAGTTCAGACTTTTCTTTGGCTGAACTAGATATGACATTTCCCTATTCAGTGCCTTTTGGTTCATCCCTTAACATACCGGTAATTTATAATCCTTCAGGTATTACTCCAACCAGTGCTACCATTACTATTAACAGCGATGATGAAGACGAACCGCAGGTTTCTGTACTGCTGAATGGAGGAGGATATGATGAAGAGAATTCTCCGATAGATCTTGGTATAGAATCGTTTACAGTAGACAAACGAATAGGTTTAACAAGCACAAAACCAATAGAAATTGGAATAACAGTCAAAAATAATGGAGTTATAAAACGAGGAAGCAGTGCTAATGTTGTCGGATTCCAGAATGATTTACAAGTTTATGACGAGACTATAGATATTTCAGGTGATAACAGTGCTTCTTATTGGTTTCCATCTTATACCCCCGAGCTTAAAGGTCAAATTCTCTGGCTTGCCAGCATAAAAGACAGCAGCGATGAATTTAAACAGGAAACAGCGATGACTTATGTTTTTTCCGGAGATGTGTCTCCGGTATGGGTGACCCCAAACAAGACAAGCATTGCAGCAGATGAAAAAATGACATTTAAAGCATTTATAACAGGAAAGAAGATAAAGAAAAAAAATCTTGCATGGTATGTGAATAATATTCCCGGTGGAAACAGCACTGTGGGAACGATAAAGCCTTCAAAGAACAGAAAGAGCGGTGTTTATACAGCACCTTCTGTACTGCCGTATCCA
- a CDS encoding sigma-54-dependent Fis family transcriptional regulator, with amino-acid sequence MDNSDIKILLIDDDDSLRRVIEHNLCEEGYKVISASGGSAGIKILMESEFDIVITDLKMPDIDGMEVLGTVKSHNKDIPVIMITAFGTIEQAVAALKSGAFDYLTKPFNRDELKITVKKALELRSLRGENLRLKAELSGKFSFDSLIYGSPVMNDIVELLRKVSYSDSTVMLLGESGTGKELIAKAIHYNSPRNKGPFVIVNCAAIPDELLESELFGHSKGAFTGAYSEKKGKFEYADSGTIFLDEIGDLKPSLQAKLLRVLQEKKIDKVGSSVQVDVDVRIISATNRDLKKMISDSLFREDLFYRLSVIPVRIPPLRERRDDIPLLLDYFIKKNSKQRKLVVTSEALAILTNYSWRGNVRELENLIERLTVIKSDSTIIPADLPEEMTSCSSVAGGVICALPEEGLSLDELERDIILKALEKNEWNQSKAAKYLDMTRPTLIYRMEKYNIKKP; translated from the coding sequence ATGGATAATTCTGACATAAAGATATTGTTGATTGATGATGACGACAGTCTGAGGAGGGTTATAGAACATAATCTTTGCGAAGAAGGATATAAAGTTATTTCAGCTTCCGGAGGCAGTGCCGGAATAAAAATCCTGATGGAGAGCGAGTTTGACATAGTAATTACTGATTTGAAGATGCCTGACATTGACGGCATGGAAGTTCTCGGGACTGTTAAATCCCATAATAAGGATATACCGGTTATTATGATAACTGCATTTGGCACCATAGAACAGGCAGTCGCTGCATTAAAATCCGGAGCTTTCGATTATCTTACTAAACCTTTTAACCGCGACGAACTTAAAATAACTGTAAAAAAGGCACTTGAACTTAGAAGCCTGCGCGGTGAGAATTTAAGGCTGAAGGCTGAGCTTTCAGGAAAATTCAGTTTTGATTCGCTTATCTATGGAAGCCCTGTTATGAACGATATAGTTGAACTGCTCCGTAAGGTGTCTTATTCAGATTCAACTGTAATGCTTCTCGGGGAGAGTGGGACAGGAAAAGAACTTATAGCAAAAGCCATTCACTACAACAGCCCGAGAAACAAGGGGCCATTTGTGATAGTAAACTGCGCTGCTATACCTGATGAACTTTTGGAAAGCGAGCTTTTCGGACATTCTAAAGGTGCCTTTACCGGAGCTTACAGCGAAAAAAAAGGAAAGTTTGAATATGCAGATTCAGGGACAATTTTTCTCGATGAAATTGGGGATCTGAAACCTTCCCTGCAGGCAAAGCTGCTTCGTGTATTGCAGGAAAAAAAAATAGACAAGGTCGGCAGCTCCGTACAGGTTGATGTTGATGTGAGGATAATTTCTGCGACTAACAGGGATTTAAAAAAAATGATTTCAGATAGTTTGTTCCGGGAGGATCTGTTCTACCGTCTCAGCGTAATTCCGGTAAGGATTCCGCCTTTGCGTGAAAGAAGGGACGATATCCCTCTCTTGCTGGACTATTTTATTAAGAAAAACAGCAAACAAAGAAAGCTTGTGGTAACTTCGGAAGCCCTTGCAATACTAACTAATTACAGCTGGAGAGGGAATGTAAGAGAGTTAGAAAATCTCATTGAAAGGCTTACTGTCATTAAAAGTGATTCCACTATAATACCAGCGGATCTGCCCGAAGAAATGACTTCATGTTCATCTGTTGCAGGAGGTGTTATTTGTGCTTTACCTGAAGAAGGACTTTCTCTCGATGAACTGGAGCGGGATATTATTTTAAAAGCCCTTGAAAAAAATGAATGGAATCAGTCAAAGGCAGCGAAATATTTGGATATGACCAGGCCTACGCTTATATACCGTATGGAAAAATATAATATTAAAAAACCTTAA